One genomic segment of Streptomyces sp. NBC_00239 includes these proteins:
- a CDS encoding peptidase inhibitor family I36 protein: protein MSSARNVRRAAIVIASAGLAIASTAASASASPTTPRGPKAGAHCVAHVSTHTTTCYDTFREAIADATDGRVTDAPAVPGKAARDKAFVAELNAPAGARVAASADGGVVGAVFYWDWNYGGASWTMEIPERCKDNGTWDWGYTDLSGWNDAISSVLPANNCWVALYSDIYYNGTNQLYTNATPYVGDAMNDRASSVQLT from the coding sequence TTGTCCTCAGCACGAAACGTACGACGCGCGGCGATCGTGATCGCCTCCGCGGGACTGGCGATCGCGAGCACCGCCGCCTCGGCCTCCGCCTCCCCGACCACGCCCCGTGGGCCCAAGGCCGGCGCCCACTGCGTCGCCCACGTCAGCACGCACACGACCACGTGTTACGACACCTTCCGTGAGGCGATCGCCGACGCGACCGACGGCCGGGTCACCGACGCCCCCGCGGTGCCGGGGAAGGCCGCCAGGGACAAGGCGTTCGTGGCCGAGCTCAACGCCCCCGCCGGCGCACGCGTCGCGGCGAGCGCCGACGGCGGCGTCGTCGGCGCCGTCTTCTACTGGGACTGGAACTACGGTGGTGCGTCCTGGACGATGGAGATCCCCGAAAGGTGCAAGGACAACGGGACGTGGGACTGGGGCTACACCGACCTCAGCGGCTGGAACGACGCGATCAGCTCCGTCCTCCCCGCGAACAACTGCTGGGTCGCGCTGTACTCGGACATCTACTACAACGGCACGAACCAGCTGTACACGAATGCCACGCCGTACGTCGGCGACGCGATGAACGACCGGGCCAGCTCGGTGCAGCTGACGTAG
- the pyrF gene encoding orotidine-5'-phosphate decarboxylase produces the protein MDSTSRIIVALDFDNRREAVEVVDRLGEECRFYKVGMELLTAAGPDLIEHLVAKGKEVFLDLKLFEIPNSVAGAVRAAGALGVSMVTVHSMGGTGIMSAAVAAARDFPRLRVLALTVVTSMTNSDLTDIGVTGSTSTEEQVLRLARLAEAAGCHGVIASPQEAGPLRSALGAGTLIVTPGVTLPGGTPGDHARPGTPGAAVAAGASHVVVGRAVTRAADPTAAFRLVRANLDLDVERDVERSPEWIGQATAATRVASSPTRSSAASPAAASRP, from the coding sequence GTGGACTCGACCAGCCGGATCATCGTTGCCTTGGATTTCGACAACCGCCGAGAGGCTGTCGAAGTCGTCGACCGGCTTGGTGAGGAGTGTCGTTTCTACAAGGTCGGGATGGAGCTGCTCACGGCGGCCGGGCCGGACCTGATCGAGCACCTCGTAGCCAAGGGCAAGGAGGTCTTCCTGGACCTGAAGCTCTTCGAGATCCCGAACTCTGTGGCCGGCGCGGTCCGCGCCGCCGGCGCTCTGGGCGTCTCCATGGTGACCGTCCACAGTATGGGCGGCACCGGCATCATGTCCGCCGCCGTCGCCGCGGCCCGCGACTTCCCGCGCCTTCGCGTGCTGGCTCTGACCGTCGTCACCAGCATGACGAACTCCGACCTCACTGACATCGGCGTCACCGGCTCAACCTCCACCGAGGAGCAGGTGCTGCGGCTGGCCCGGCTGGCGGAAGCCGCCGGCTGCCACGGCGTGATCGCATCGCCGCAGGAAGCCGGGCCCCTGCGCAGTGCGCTGGGAGCCGGCACTTTGATCGTCACTCCGGGAGTCACGCTTCCCGGTGGAACCCCGGGTGACCACGCCCGGCCCGGCACACCGGGCGCTGCGGTTGCCGCCGGTGCGTCACATGTCGTCGTGGGCCGGGCGGTCACCCGTGCCGCAGACCCGACGGCCGCCTTCCGGCTCGTCCGCGCCAACCTGGACCTTGACGTGGAGCGAGACGTGGAACGATCACCGGAGTGGATTGGTCAGGCCACTGCTGCCACGCGTGTGGCGTCGTCGCCTACGAGATCCTCTGCTGCCTCCCCGGCCGCGGCGTCGAGACCCTGA
- a CDS encoding TetR/AcrR family transcriptional regulator, with amino-acid sequence MPKDSDVPSRRPMRADARRNVEKIVAAAGALIAEHGADASLEEVARRAGVGSATLHRHFPSRQVLLEAVFKDRVEVLCAKAGDLLTESDPGQALSTWLHAVGAHAAAHRGLGASLMQDGDPALGESCHDMITTAGDALLSRAQAADLVRPGITITQLLKLVGAIALATEHDVDGRAEADLLLTIAIDGVRTR; translated from the coding sequence GTGCCGAAGGACAGCGACGTCCCGTCCCGCCGGCCGATGCGGGCCGATGCCCGCCGCAACGTCGAGAAGATCGTGGCCGCCGCCGGTGCCCTGATCGCCGAGCACGGCGCCGACGCCTCCCTGGAGGAGGTCGCTCGCCGGGCGGGGGTCGGTTCAGCCACCCTGCACCGCCACTTCCCCTCCCGGCAGGTACTCCTGGAGGCGGTCTTCAAGGACCGGGTCGAGGTTCTCTGCGCGAAGGCGGGGGATTTGCTCACTGAATCGGACCCCGGCCAGGCACTGTCCACCTGGCTTCACGCCGTCGGCGCGCACGCCGCAGCCCACCGGGGCCTGGGGGCGTCGCTGATGCAGGACGGAGATCCTGCACTGGGCGAGAGCTGCCACGACATGATCACCACCGCCGGAGACGCCCTCCTTTCGCGCGCTCAAGCGGCGGACCTCGTGCGCCCCGGCATCACGATCACCCAGCTGCTGAAGCTCGTCGGCGCGATCGCACTGGCCACCGAGCACGACGTCGACGGCCGTGCCGAGGCCGACCTCCTGCTGACGATCGCCATCGACGGCGTACGCACACGCTGA
- a CDS encoding NmrA/HSCARG family protein produces MNLTRQKTVVVAGATGLQGRAVTRHLLRDGWHVRALTRDPDGLQATALAKAGAQVVRARMEEVDSLTAAAEGAWGLFSVQPTVGSPGTAPDFTAEDEVRWGANVAEAAHAAGIGHFVFTSVAAADRHLEETLPVNLVSKWRIEQHIAALGLPATILRPVSFMENFTGGYALRNGTLSTGLAPTVAQQIMAVDDVGAVTALAFSHPEEWIGRAVSLAGDELTPVQIAAAIGEALGIPLPYDQVPIDAIRALSEDFAYSNEWLNVRGYRADIPGTRKIHPGTMDLRTWLERTGASQIAAFLDSARTAGQDT; encoded by the coding sequence GTGAACCTGACGCGGCAGAAGACCGTCGTGGTGGCGGGTGCGACCGGCCTGCAGGGCAGGGCCGTAACCCGTCACCTGCTCCGCGACGGCTGGCACGTGCGCGCCCTGACGCGCGACCCGGACGGGCTCCAGGCCACCGCGCTGGCGAAGGCGGGCGCACAGGTGGTGCGGGCGCGGATGGAGGAAGTCGATTCCCTGACCGCCGCGGCCGAGGGTGCCTGGGGCCTTTTCAGTGTCCAGCCCACCGTCGGCTCACCCGGCACCGCGCCGGACTTCACCGCCGAGGACGAGGTGCGCTGGGGCGCGAACGTCGCCGAGGCCGCGCACGCCGCCGGCATCGGGCACTTCGTGTTCACCTCGGTCGCCGCAGCGGACCGGCACCTCGAGGAGACACTTCCGGTGAACCTGGTCAGCAAGTGGCGGATCGAGCAGCACATCGCCGCCCTCGGCCTGCCCGCGACGATCCTGCGGCCGGTGTCCTTCATGGAAAACTTCACCGGCGGATACGCGCTGCGGAACGGGACCCTCTCCACCGGCCTCGCGCCGACCGTAGCTCAGCAGATCATGGCCGTCGACGACGTCGGCGCCGTCACCGCACTGGCGTTCTCCCATCCCGAGGAGTGGATCGGCCGCGCCGTCTCCCTGGCCGGGGACGAACTCACGCCGGTTCAGATCGCCGCGGCCATCGGAGAGGCGCTCGGCATACCGTTGCCGTACGACCAGGTCCCGATCGATGCGATCCGGGCCCTGAGCGAGGACTTCGCCTACTCCAACGAATGGCTCAACGTCCGCGGCTACCGCGCCGACATCCCCGGCACCCGGAAGATCCACCCCGGCACTATGGACCTTCGCACCTGGCTGGAGCGCACGGGCGCGTCCCAGATCGCCGCGTTCCTCGACTCCGCGCGCACCGCCGGGCAGGACACATGA
- a CDS encoding AfsR/SARP family transcriptional regulator, whose protein sequence is MQGLTEAQERSRPLAVRLLGPVGARLGDERIALGPPLQQAVFAMLVLRRGHVVGVGQLVEGVWGPAAAPRSASSAVRTYVSQLRAALEPDRPVRSGSRLIVTAEGGYRFPTRAVVVDAEVFARETADRGGTAEAVYERLTRAVGRWQGVPLAGVPGPWAERRREQLTESLAAAREDLYATAVELGRYGEVVTELRSMVREFPLRERSHGLLMLALQRTGRQVEAARVFDEACEVLARELGTHPSAELRDLHRGLRTGRSVHSLAWPGGTGVRPLPPSRPAATDDRRSGAPDGGGSAAPYLSAHRSAGAMGHQRQPSTGADRRPGAPAAAGTAQDGTRRTASPLPSDIGYFTGRNRLIGEIRDHLLRARPGHSPAMAIATVTGIGGVGKTALAVHVAHGLRAAFPDGQLYVGLRAGATPADPAGVLADLLSVLGTPPDRLPLDVEERAALLRTLLADRRVLLVLDDARDAAQVRPLLPGTAGSAVLVTTRAPHIAVPGARSFAVDVFAEAEAVTLLGALAGSARVAAEPEAARALAASCGRLPLAVRIVGARLAALPGHSLRAFGARLTDTRTLLGELSHGGHAVESAFQLGYRALMPDQARAFRLLSLLDAPDVPLPVAAALLGVEEDVAEGLAEGLVDAGMLESPAPGRYRLHDLLRLYGRRRAESAERAEDRAAALRRVLALLYGSAVRVARTALPDDVPSPPWLHAAGHPGIAFEGTEQARAWFRAEHAVLTSAVEQSLASVPDALRSAVELLTLIAVCSLFPSRGHYEDACRLAGSAARRAAEAGELEYRARALHTRAWLSCLVGEYAAAETDLREALDWAEATGSARRLHMSGVLLALVLRATGRVGESEAAMARAERFAGDPDDPASPAGFARFVARLHVAVGADQPPSGLPLMTPLMRRVDAHGTSLVKAPGVVRLGAALSGLAASDD, encoded by the coding sequence ATGCAAGGGTTGACGGAGGCACAGGAACGATCGCGGCCCCTCGCGGTGCGGCTCCTCGGACCGGTGGGTGCCCGGCTGGGCGACGAGCGGATCGCGCTCGGACCGCCGCTGCAACAGGCGGTGTTCGCGATGTTGGTGCTGCGGCGTGGCCACGTCGTCGGGGTCGGGCAGCTGGTGGAGGGGGTGTGGGGACCGGCTGCCGCACCACGTAGTGCGTCCTCGGCGGTCCGCACGTACGTCTCGCAGTTGCGCGCGGCCCTGGAGCCGGACCGGCCGGTGCGGTCGGGAAGCCGGCTGATCGTCACCGCGGAAGGCGGCTATCGGTTCCCGACGCGGGCGGTTGTCGTGGACGCCGAGGTGTTCGCGCGCGAGACCGCGGACCGGGGCGGGACGGCCGAGGCCGTGTACGAGCGGCTGACGCGTGCGGTCGGGCGCTGGCAGGGCGTCCCCCTGGCCGGGGTTCCGGGGCCCTGGGCGGAGCGCCGCCGCGAACAGCTGACCGAGTCCCTCGCGGCGGCACGCGAAGACCTGTACGCCACGGCCGTCGAGCTGGGGCGATACGGGGAGGTGGTCACCGAACTGCGCTCGATGGTCAGGGAGTTCCCACTGCGGGAGCGCTCGCACGGGCTGCTGATGCTGGCTCTGCAGCGCACCGGGCGCCAAGTGGAGGCGGCCCGGGTGTTCGACGAGGCGTGCGAGGTGCTGGCGCGGGAACTGGGGACGCATCCGTCGGCGGAGCTCAGGGACCTGCATCGTGGGCTGCGTACGGGACGGAGCGTGCATTCCCTCGCGTGGCCCGGCGGCACCGGCGTCCGTCCGTTGCCCCCGTCCCGCCCGGCCGCCACGGACGATCGCCGGTCGGGAGCACCCGATGGGGGCGGCTCAGCAGCCCCGTACCTGTCCGCGCACCGATCGGCCGGTGCCATGGGCCACCAGCGGCAGCCGTCCACGGGGGCGGACCGGCGGCCCGGAGCTCCTGCGGCCGCAGGCACCGCGCAGGACGGCACGAGGAGGACCGCGTCGCCGCTCCCCTCCGACATCGGGTACTTCACCGGGCGCAACCGACTCATCGGCGAAATAAGGGACCACCTCCTCCGGGCCCGTCCCGGGCACAGCCCGGCGATGGCCATCGCGACCGTCACCGGCATCGGAGGCGTCGGCAAGACCGCGCTCGCCGTGCACGTGGCACACGGCCTGCGTGCGGCCTTCCCCGACGGGCAGTTGTACGTCGGTCTGCGTGCCGGCGCCACTCCCGCGGACCCGGCCGGTGTGCTCGCCGATCTCCTCTCCGTGCTCGGCACCCCGCCCGACCGGCTGCCGCTGGACGTGGAAGAGCGGGCCGCGTTGCTGCGCACCCTGCTCGCCGACCGGCGGGTGCTGCTGGTCCTGGACGACGCCCGGGACGCCGCCCAGGTGCGCCCCCTCCTGCCCGGAACGGCCGGCTCTGCGGTGCTCGTCACCACCCGGGCTCCTCATATCGCGGTCCCCGGCGCCCGTTCCTTTGCCGTGGACGTCTTCGCCGAGGCCGAGGCGGTGACGCTGCTCGGCGCCCTCGCGGGCTCCGCACGAGTGGCCGCCGAGCCCGAAGCCGCACGGGCCTTGGCCGCCTCCTGCGGCCGTCTGCCGCTCGCCGTGCGCATCGTCGGGGCCCGCCTCGCCGCCCTGCCGGGCCACAGCCTGCGCGCCTTCGGAGCGCGGCTGACCGACACCCGCACGCTGCTCGGCGAGCTGAGCCACGGCGGCCACGCGGTGGAGTCCGCCTTCCAACTCGGCTACCGGGCCCTGATGCCCGATCAGGCCAGGGCGTTTCGTCTCCTGTCTCTCCTCGACGCTCCCGACGTGCCGCTGCCCGTCGCCGCCGCTCTGCTCGGCGTCGAGGAGGACGTGGCCGAGGGCCTCGCGGAGGGCCTGGTCGACGCCGGAATGCTGGAGTCCCCCGCTCCGGGCCGCTATCGCCTGCACGACCTGCTCCGGCTCTACGGCCGACGCCGTGCCGAATCCGCCGAACGCGCCGAGGACCGGGCGGCGGCGCTGCGCCGGGTCCTGGCCCTCCTCTACGGCAGCGCGGTGCGTGTGGCGAGGACGGCTCTGCCCGACGACGTCCCCTCGCCCCCCTGGCTCCACGCAGCGGGCCATCCGGGCATCGCCTTCGAAGGTACCGAGCAGGCCCGTGCCTGGTTCCGCGCGGAGCACGCCGTGCTGACCTCCGCCGTGGAGCAATCGCTGGCGTCGGTCCCCGACGCCCTGCGCTCGGCCGTGGAACTGCTGACGCTGATCGCGGTCTGCAGCCTGTTTCCGAGCCGTGGTCACTACGAGGACGCCTGTCGGCTCGCCGGATCGGCCGCTCGGCGGGCGGCGGAGGCCGGCGAACTCGAGTACCGGGCCCGAGCGCTGCACACGCGGGCCTGGCTTTCGTGTCTGGTGGGCGAGTACGCGGCGGCGGAGACGGACCTGCGCGAGGCGCTCGACTGGGCGGAGGCGACGGGCAGTGCCCGGCGCCTTCACATGTCGGGGGTGCTGCTGGCGCTCGTCCTGCGCGCCACCGGACGCGTCGGGGAGTCGGAGGCTGCCATGGCCAGGGCCGAGCGTTTCGCGGGCGATCCGGACGACCCGGCGAGCCCTGCCGGCTTCGCCCGGTTCGTAGCGCGCCTGCACGTCGCCGTGGGCGCGGACCAGCCGCCCTCCGGGCTGCCCTTGATGACACCACTGATGCGCCGAGTGGACGCCCACGGGACCTCGCTGGTCAAAGCACCGGGAGTGGTCCGCCTGGGGGCCGCACTGAGCGGGCTGGCCGCGTCGGACGACTGA
- a CDS encoding NADPH-dependent F420 reductase, whose translation MTSIGILGAGRVGTNLAGKLSAAGHHVTLGGRSTGDTATRTAGLAPRIAFADQRTTARTADIVINATPGDSTLDRLTDLRTELAGKILIDVANATRDDGDGLPGDLCYPGSSLAEKLQAALPDTRVVKTLNTMLFMVMTAPDTLAVPPTAYLSGDDEDAKRTVTGLLGDLGWQPERIEDLGDITTARATEAMILVVPHILRRHGFKPFAVSLAR comes from the coding sequence ATGACCAGCATCGGCATCCTGGGCGCCGGCCGCGTCGGAACCAACCTCGCCGGCAAGCTCTCCGCAGCCGGACACCACGTCACCCTCGGCGGCCGCAGCACCGGAGACACCGCCACCCGCACCGCCGGGCTCGCCCCGCGGATCGCCTTCGCCGACCAGCGCACCACCGCGCGCACCGCGGACATCGTGATCAACGCAACGCCCGGCGACAGCACCCTGGACCGCCTCACCGACCTGCGCACCGAACTCGCCGGCAAGATCCTCATCGACGTCGCCAACGCCACCCGCGACGACGGGGACGGCCTGCCCGGCGACCTGTGCTATCCCGGCAGCAGCCTCGCCGAGAAGCTCCAGGCCGCGCTCCCCGACACCCGTGTGGTCAAGACCCTCAACACCATGCTCTTCATGGTCATGACCGCCCCCGACACCCTGGCCGTCCCACCGACCGCCTACCTCTCGGGCGACGACGAAGACGCGAAGAGGACCGTCACCGGCCTGCTCGGCGACCTGGGCTGGCAGCCCGAACGGATCGAGGACCTCGGCGACATCACCACCGCCCGCGCCACCGAGGCCATGATCCTGGTCGTGCCCCACATCCTGCGCCGGCACGGCTTCAAGCCCTTCGCCGTCTCCCTCGCCCGCTGA
- a CDS encoding SDR family oxidoreductase: MSLVGKKIVIIGGTSGIGFAVARQAAAAGADVVVASSNQDRVDAATRRLGEPAEGRRLDVADENAIAAFFEQVGEFDHLVYTAGESLLIKPLVDTTPQEARAVFERRFWGAFLSAKYAAPRLRDGGSITFSSGVLAVRPLAGTALTAGITGGIEALSRALAVELAPLRVNVIQPGVIRTELWDGSVPDPEAFLQDAGSELLTRRVGTAEEAAAAYLFVLANAYVTGTTLAIDGGAALV; this comes from the coding sequence ATGTCTCTGGTTGGCAAGAAGATCGTGATCATCGGTGGAACCTCCGGCATCGGCTTCGCGGTGGCCCGACAGGCCGCGGCGGCCGGCGCGGACGTCGTGGTCGCCTCCAGCAATCAGGACCGCGTGGACGCCGCGACGAGGCGGTTGGGCGAGCCGGCCGAAGGCCGCCGCCTGGACGTCGCCGACGAAAACGCCATCGCCGCGTTCTTCGAGCAGGTCGGGGAGTTCGACCACCTCGTCTACACCGCGGGCGAATCCCTGCTGATCAAGCCGCTGGTCGACACCACTCCGCAGGAGGCCAGGGCCGTCTTCGAGCGCCGGTTCTGGGGCGCGTTCCTCTCCGCCAAGTACGCTGCCCCGCGACTGCGGGACGGCGGCTCGATCACTTTCAGCTCCGGCGTCCTCGCGGTCCGCCCCCTGGCCGGAACCGCGCTCACGGCTGGTATCACCGGCGGCATCGAGGCCCTGTCCCGGGCACTCGCCGTCGAACTCGCCCCGCTGCGCGTCAACGTGATCCAGCCCGGTGTGATCCGTACCGAGCTGTGGGACGGCAGCGTCCCGGACCCGGAGGCTTTCCTCCAGGACGCCGGTTCCGAGCTGCTCACGCGGCGTGTCGGCACTGCCGAGGAAGCCGCGGCGGCCTATCTCTTCGTCTTGGCCAACGCCTATGTCACCGGCACCACGCTCGCCATTGACGGCGGCGCGGCACTGGTGTGA
- a CDS encoding LysR family transcriptional regulator: MQLDLNLLTALDALLEEGSVAGAAARLHVTAPAMSRSLGRIRKATGDQILVRTGRSMVPTTRALAMRAEVHAVVQQAHRLLSAQQELDLAALDRVFTVRWHDTLTAACGTALTTTVHQQAPGVRLRLSAEPGTDDAELRRGEVDLESSSSTPTLPDIRHHLVGRDRLIVAVRPGHPLTEGPLSVERYAAAEHLTVSRRGNLRDPIDDALSTRGLERRVVAAGPTAAFALQLALDTDLVVTLPDAVTRTAREQLGLTTLPPPLPLPDVPLYLLWHQRYDDDRAHAWLRELATEAVQALFTPPTASQHSLANG; the protein is encoded by the coding sequence ATGCAACTGGATCTGAACCTGCTCACCGCCCTGGACGCCCTGCTGGAAGAGGGCAGCGTCGCCGGCGCGGCAGCGCGCCTCCACGTCACCGCACCGGCGATGAGCCGCTCCCTGGGCCGCATCCGCAAGGCCACCGGTGATCAGATCCTGGTCCGCACCGGCCGCAGCATGGTCCCCACCACCCGCGCGCTGGCCATGCGCGCCGAGGTTCACGCCGTCGTGCAGCAGGCCCACCGACTTCTGTCCGCGCAGCAGGAACTCGACCTGGCAGCTCTCGACCGGGTGTTCACCGTGCGCTGGCACGACACCCTGACCGCAGCCTGCGGGACCGCCTTGACCACGACCGTCCACCAACAGGCCCCCGGCGTCCGGCTGCGCCTGTCCGCCGAACCCGGGACGGACGACGCCGAGCTGCGCCGGGGCGAGGTCGACCTCGAATCGAGCTCCAGCACTCCGACGCTCCCCGACATCCGCCACCACCTCGTCGGCAGGGACCGGCTGATCGTCGCCGTCCGACCGGGCCACCCGCTCACCGAAGGGCCGCTGAGCGTTGAGCGTTACGCAGCCGCCGAACACCTCACCGTTTCGCGGCGCGGAAACCTGCGCGACCCCATCGATGACGCCCTGTCCACACGCGGCCTCGAACGACGCGTCGTCGCCGCCGGGCCCACCGCCGCCTTCGCCCTCCAACTCGCCCTCGACACCGACCTGGTCGTCACCCTCCCCGACGCGGTCACCCGAACGGCCCGGGAACAACTCGGCCTGACCACACTGCCGCCGCCACTCCCGCTGCCCGACGTCCCCCTCTACCTGCTGTGGCACCAGCGCTACGACGACGACCGCGCCCACGCCTGGCTGCGAGAACTGGCCACCGAAGCCGTCCAGGCACTGTTCACACCACCGACCGCCTCTCAACATTCCCTCGCGAACGGGTGA
- a CDS encoding AraC family transcriptional regulator codes for MDILSDTLEVLRTGRPMVTRTDAHAPWALKFQPISGAGFHVVVEGHCHLLPPNGQPLALGPGDIVFLQRGSGHILCDVPDREPVDFVPDRVDRSSPIGQVTVDGPGPHTVLVCGAYAIDVDRPHPLFSDLPEVIHLPAVPGRHPALRSAVDQLCAEFHAPQPGSDAVVTALIDLLLLYILRSWYAELPRERTRGWAAALTDPVIAPVLKAIHDDPGHPWTVESLGTRAGLSRAAFARRFASVVGEPPLTYLTNWRMATAARLLHRSPTPLSTIAQHTGYTSEFAFAKAFKRHFGSPPGAYRKQVKTAGDAPGGYD; via the coding sequence GTGGACATCCTGAGCGACACCCTCGAAGTCCTGCGTACGGGCCGCCCGATGGTGACTCGCACCGACGCGCACGCCCCGTGGGCCCTGAAGTTCCAACCCATCTCAGGAGCCGGATTCCACGTGGTGGTGGAAGGGCACTGCCACCTGCTGCCACCGAACGGGCAACCGCTCGCCCTCGGACCCGGCGACATCGTGTTCCTGCAGCGCGGCAGCGGACACATCCTGTGCGACGTGCCGGACCGCGAGCCGGTGGACTTCGTACCGGACCGCGTGGACCGCTCCTCGCCGATCGGCCAGGTCACCGTGGACGGGCCAGGGCCGCACACGGTGCTGGTGTGCGGCGCGTACGCGATCGACGTCGATCGCCCGCATCCGCTGTTCAGCGATCTACCGGAGGTCATCCACCTCCCCGCGGTTCCCGGCCGCCACCCGGCGCTGCGCTCGGCGGTCGATCAGCTGTGCGCCGAGTTCCACGCGCCGCAGCCGGGCTCGGACGCGGTCGTCACGGCGCTCATCGATCTGCTGCTGCTGTACATCCTCCGGTCGTGGTACGCCGAACTACCGAGGGAGCGGACCCGGGGCTGGGCGGCCGCGCTGACCGACCCGGTAATCGCCCCGGTCCTGAAGGCGATCCACGACGATCCCGGCCACCCCTGGACCGTGGAGTCTCTGGGCACCCGCGCCGGGCTGTCCCGCGCGGCGTTCGCCCGCCGCTTCGCCTCGGTGGTCGGCGAGCCGCCGTTGACCTACCTGACCAACTGGCGGATGGCCACCGCGGCGCGGTTGCTGCACCGATCGCCGACCCCGCTGAGCACCATCGCGCAGCACACGGGGTACACGTCGGAGTTCGCCTTCGCCAAAGCCTTCAAGCGACACTTCGGGTCGCCGCCGGGGGCCTACCGCAAGCAGGTCAAGACGGCAGGCGACGCACCGGGCGGATACGACTGA
- a CDS encoding inositol monophosphatase family protein: MSTAMPFDAGTTLLSDVTAAVKTAGVTLRDRHTPHARGVSLDEVVGEIHANDDAVLDVLREPLLRARPGSQWAEDELAGGALPSGEWWVVDPAEGNINHVHGMDDWAVTATLVRDNQPVLTVVHLPLNGDTYTAVAGGGARLNDRPLKVSAKTDLGAALVGTGQAKPGEDERTFRRIGDSVTAMLINGLVVRVSVPATMQLIHVAAGRMDAFWQFSDVRSGLVAGALLVSEAGGTVTDLTGEPWNTGSRDFLAAAPGIHTTALKVLTPIA, encoded by the coding sequence ATGAGCACAGCCATGCCTTTCGACGCCGGTACGACGCTCCTGTCCGACGTGACAGCTGCGGTGAAGACCGCCGGAGTCACGCTGCGCGACCGCCACACCCCGCACGCCCGCGGCGTGAGCCTGGACGAGGTCGTGGGCGAGATCCACGCCAACGACGACGCGGTGCTGGACGTGCTGCGGGAACCGCTGCTGCGGGCCCGGCCGGGGTCGCAGTGGGCCGAGGACGAGCTGGCCGGCGGCGCCCTCCCGTCGGGGGAGTGGTGGGTCGTCGACCCCGCCGAGGGCAACATCAACCACGTCCACGGCATGGACGACTGGGCCGTCACCGCCACCCTGGTCCGCGACAACCAGCCGGTACTCACCGTCGTCCACCTGCCGCTGAACGGCGACACCTACACCGCGGTCGCCGGCGGCGGTGCCCGCCTGAACGACCGGCCCCTGAAGGTGTCCGCCAAGACCGACCTGGGCGCCGCGCTCGTCGGCACCGGCCAGGCCAAGCCCGGCGAGGACGAGCGCACCTTCCGGCGGATCGGTGACTCCGTCACCGCGATGCTCATCAACGGCCTGGTGGTGCGCGTGTCCGTTCCCGCCACGATGCAGCTCATCCACGTCGCCGCCGGACGCATGGACGCGTTCTGGCAGTTCTCCGACGTCCGCTCCGGTCTGGTCGCCGGCGCCCTGCTGGTATCCGAGGCCGGAGGCACCGTCACCGATCTGACGGGCGAACCCTGGAACACCGGAAGCCGCGACTTCCTGGCCGCCGCCCCCGGCATCCACACCACCGCCCTCAAGGTCCTCACACCGATCGCCTGA